The following proteins come from a genomic window of Methanosarcina sp. MTP4:
- a CDS encoding helix-turn-helix domain-containing protein, translating into MSGSIVVDSSELRELKEEVSKLNGQLNHFIQRSNQEHTDSLLEGLRDRYSEVFFQKEVADAKTSLSREMVRDCPMNSRCSLAFIEFLVNSAECIKTGSVADSVVNSFRDNLEKIKENLPYEHCSQCTSEVTRLFEKQIDLMRSLGIYVGDGVYTLPISEVSAGVMVESVLEPITNKHRFMIMQAVATQAQSFSELSKTTGLRGGNLLFHLRKLQDSDMILQRNERGDYVITDKGYQILKMVVECYSRLIL; encoded by the coding sequence ATGTCAGGTTCCATTGTGGTGGACTCTTCGGAGCTCCGGGAATTAAAAGAAGAAGTCTCAAAGCTGAACGGTCAATTAAACCACTTCATACAGCGTTCAAATCAGGAACACACGGATTCGCTGCTTGAAGGGCTTAGGGACAGGTATTCGGAAGTATTCTTCCAGAAAGAGGTTGCTGATGCAAAAACCTCTTTGAGCAGGGAAATGGTCAGGGACTGCCCGATGAATTCTCGCTGTTCTCTTGCTTTCATTGAATTTCTGGTAAACTCGGCAGAGTGCATAAAAACGGGTTCAGTTGCTGATTCGGTGGTAAATTCTTTCAGGGATAACCTGGAAAAAATTAAGGAAAATCTTCCTTATGAGCACTGCAGCCAGTGTACTTCGGAAGTCACCCGGCTTTTCGAAAAACAGATCGACCTTATGCGTTCTCTGGGCATATATGTGGGTGACGGTGTGTACACGCTCCCTATTTCGGAGGTTTCTGCCGGTGTCATGGTCGAATCGGTCCTGGAGCCTATTACGAATAAGCACAGGTTCATGATTATGCAGGCCGTGGCTACGCAGGCCCAAAGCTTCTCTGAACTTTCGAAAACGACCGGGCTTCGCGGAGGAAACCTGCTTTTTCACCTGAGGAAGCTGCAGGATTCGGACATGATTTTGCAGCGGAACGAAAGAGGGGACTATGTCATAACTGACAAAGGATACCAGATCTTAAAAATGGTCGTGGAGTGTTATTCCCGGCTGATTTTGTAA
- the rnfD gene encoding Rnf electron transport complex subunit RnfD has protein sequence MTTFTVSPPPHRRSKISIKTLMWGRVAALVPISLAAIYFFGFAAIGNIAASILGAVGIELVIQKAFKYELTILDGNAVYIGLLLALICPPTLPAWMIFVAAMFAVGICKHAFGGIGSYVFHPALAAWVFLSLSWAQDMLPGTTPITSSFSDMIFETGAGFLGEVSPILVLLTGVALIATKFIEWRIPVAYFLTTVILAVLLGDPVSYVMTGTFLLGVLFIATDTVTSPVTKNGRIIYGILCGVLTVLYGYFSGNYVWGTLYALLLANAAAPYIEVNTLPKPVGGVAHE, from the coding sequence ATGACAACTTTTACAGTATCTCCTCCTCCCCACAGGAGATCGAAAATCTCTATCAAGACTCTCATGTGGGGCAGGGTCGCTGCCCTTGTTCCGATAAGTCTGGCAGCGATTTATTTCTTCGGATTCGCTGCAATCGGGAACATTGCTGCTTCCATTTTAGGTGCAGTGGGTATCGAATTAGTTATTCAAAAAGCGTTTAAATACGAGTTAACGATATTGGACGGAAACGCTGTTTACATTGGGCTTTTACTGGCTCTTATCTGCCCTCCGACACTGCCTGCCTGGATGATTTTCGTGGCGGCTATGTTTGCGGTAGGAATCTGTAAGCATGCGTTTGGAGGTATCGGGTCCTACGTTTTCCATCCGGCGCTTGCAGCCTGGGTTTTCCTGAGTCTTTCCTGGGCTCAGGACATGCTCCCGGGAACTACCCCAATTACCAGCAGCTTTTCGGACATGATTTTTGAAACCGGAGCTGGATTCCTGGGAGAAGTTTCCCCAATTCTGGTGCTCCTCACCGGAGTTGCACTCATAGCCACGAAATTCATTGAGTGGAGGATCCCGGTTGCTTATTTCCTGACAACGGTCATCCTGGCCGTGCTTCTTGGGGATCCGGTCTCCTATGTGATGACCGGAACTTTCCTCCTTGGAGTGCTTTTCATTGCTACCGACACCGTGACGTCTCCGGTTACCAAGAACGGAAGGATCATCTACGGAATCCTTTGCGGAGTCCTGACGGTGCTTTACGGATACTTCTCGGGCAACTATGTGTGGGGTACTCTGTATGCACTCCTTCTCGCAAATGCAGCAGCTCCGTACATTGAAGTCAATACCCTTCCAAAGCCCGTGGGAGGTGTGGCACATGAGTGA
- the rnfA gene encoding Rnf electron transport complex subunit RnfA, translating to MVEKALFTILLEGVFVKNFLLIQFLGLCSFVGVTKDVKSASGMSGAVVFVMALAATVSFVLFNYVLVPLKLEFLRTIAFIVVIAALVQLVEFIVRKHVPALYRSLGIYLPLITTNCAVLGAVLLNVMNDYNFIQSVTFGVAAGLGYTVAMLMMAGIRERSNIVNVPKAVGRGVTYALFVATIMSMSFVNFFGVIPLD from the coding sequence ATGGTTGAAAAGGCCTTATTTACAATCTTGCTTGAAGGAGTGTTTGTCAAGAACTTCCTTCTCATCCAGTTCCTGGGTCTATGTTCCTTCGTGGGTGTGACCAAGGACGTAAAAAGCGCATCAGGGATGTCAGGAGCTGTGGTCTTCGTCATGGCGTTGGCAGCAACCGTGTCCTTTGTGCTGTTTAATTACGTGTTAGTGCCCCTTAAGCTGGAGTTCCTGCGGACCATCGCCTTTATCGTGGTTATTGCAGCGCTCGTACAGCTTGTGGAGTTCATCGTAAGAAAGCACGTGCCTGCACTCTACCGTTCGCTTGGTATCTACCTGCCCCTGATCACCACCAACTGTGCGGTGCTCGGTGCGGTGCTCCTTAACGTCATGAATGACTACAACTTCATCCAGAGCGTTACTTTCGGAGTTGCAGCAGGGCTCGGGTACACCGTTGCCATGCTCATGATGGCTGGAATCCGCGAGCGGAGTAACATCGTAAACGTGCCAAAGGCTGTGGGCAGAGGCGTTACATACGCTTTATTCGTCGCAACGATCATGTCCATGTCCTTTGTGAACTTCTTCGGGGTGATTCCGCTTGACTGA
- a CDS encoding DUF4870 domain-containing protein has protein sequence MSYKTSIGLPENIVAALTYLGGWLSGILFLLLERNNKFVRFHAMQSILIFIPFALFIFLVAWIPVIGWAIADGVGMPGLLLIVIPAYMAFRGSKFKIPIIGKIAYDFAYGE, from the coding sequence ATGTCCTACAAGACTTCCATTGGCTTACCTGAAAACATCGTGGCGGCTCTCACTTATTTGGGTGGTTGGCTCTCCGGGATTTTGTTTTTGCTCCTTGAGCGCAATAACAAATTCGTCCGCTTCCATGCCATGCAGTCTATCCTGATCTTTATACCGTTTGCCTTATTTATCTTCCTGGTCGCGTGGATTCCGGTTATAGGCTGGGCCATTGCGGACGGTGTGGGAATGCCCGGATTACTGCTTATAGTGATCCCCGCATACATGGCGTTCAGGGGCTCAAAGTTCAAGATCCCCATCATCGGGAAGATCGCATACGACTTTGCCTACGGTGAATAA
- a CDS encoding Fe-S cluster domain-containing protein: MTDVLVNSIAVLAGLGFAVGAMLVAASRIFKIDSNPLIDEVAELLPGANCGGCGYAGCAACAEAIVESGAPINSCPVGGFDTAKEIGALMGQEVTESEPEYPFVRCNGGKSCVTLFDYEGVDGCKAALMLCDSRKGCSYGCLGLGTCVRACQFDALSMGEDGFPHVNKNLCTSCGNCIAACPNEILTFAKDSEKVHVLCRSHDKGKQVKAVCENGCIGCKKCEKECPEGAIKVTNFLAEIDQEKCTGCGACAAVCPQGIIEVR, from the coding sequence TTGACTGATGTACTTGTAAACTCCATAGCAGTTCTGGCGGGCCTCGGGTTTGCGGTCGGCGCAATGCTGGTCGCTGCTTCCAGGATCTTTAAGATCGATTCGAACCCCCTTATCGATGAGGTTGCGGAACTCCTTCCCGGAGCAAACTGCGGTGGCTGCGGGTATGCAGGATGTGCTGCCTGCGCAGAGGCGATCGTCGAAAGTGGAGCTCCCATAAATAGCTGTCCGGTGGGCGGTTTTGATACTGCGAAGGAAATCGGCGCCCTCATGGGACAGGAAGTTACGGAGTCCGAACCCGAGTATCCCTTTGTCCGCTGTAACGGCGGAAAAAGCTGTGTTACCCTCTTCGATTATGAAGGTGTGGATGGCTGTAAGGCTGCACTGATGCTCTGTGACTCCAGAAAGGGTTGTTCCTACGGCTGTCTTGGGCTCGGGACCTGTGTCCGTGCCTGCCAGTTCGATGCCCTCTCCATGGGAGAAGACGGCTTTCCGCATGTGAACAAGAACCTCTGTACAAGCTGTGGGAACTGTATTGCAGCCTGCCCGAACGAAATCCTCACCTTTGCCAAGGACTCGGAGAAAGTGCATGTGCTCTGTCGCTCCCACGACAAGGGTAAGCAGGTCAAGGCAGTCTGTGAAAACGGCTGTATCGGCTGTAAGAAATGTGAAAAGGAATGCCCGGAAGGGGCTATCAAGGTCACGAACTTCCTGGCCGAAATCGACCAGGAGAAGTGTACCGGCTGTGGCGCCTGTGCCGCGGTCTGTCCTCAGGGAATAATCGAGGTCCGGTAA
- the rnfE gene encoding Rnf electron transport complex subunit RnfE — translation MNPLSEFLRGITKDNPTFGLVLGLCPTLAVTSSVENGIGMAMGTLFVLVGSNVMVSAIRNHIPGAVRLPIEIIVIATFVTIVDMVMEAFTPALYESLGVFIPLIVVNCIVIGRAEAYALKNGVFYSTIDAFGEGTGFLLVLILIGGIREFFGTGIIDPFGITVIDASAFMNPAMFMILSPGAFLTISVLMTMVNYRKQQKAAKGG, via the coding sequence ATGAATCCGTTAAGTGAATTTTTACGTGGAATTACCAAGGACAACCCGACCTTCGGGCTCGTGCTTGGACTCTGTCCGACTTTAGCAGTTACGTCCTCTGTGGAAAACGGGATCGGAATGGCTATGGGGACTCTGTTTGTGCTGGTCGGCTCAAACGTGATGGTCTCTGCAATCCGGAACCATATCCCCGGAGCAGTCCGTCTTCCCATTGAAATCATTGTCATTGCAACCTTCGTTACGATCGTTGACATGGTTATGGAAGCGTTTACGCCGGCTTTGTATGAATCGCTCGGTGTGTTCATTCCCCTTATCGTGGTCAACTGTATTGTTATCGGAAGGGCTGAAGCCTATGCCCTGAAGAATGGGGTCTTTTACTCAACCATTGATGCCTTTGGTGAGGGTACGGGTTTCCTGCTCGTGCTGATACTTATTGGAGGTATCCGTGAATTCTTCGGGACCGGTATCATCGACCCGTTCGGGATCACAGTGATCGACGCGAGTGCATTCATGAACCCTGCAATGTTCATGATCCTGTCTCCAGGGGCCTTCCTTACAATCTCAGTGCTGATGACTATGGTGAACTATCGCAAGCAGCAGAAAGCTGCAAAGGGTGGTTAA
- the rnfC gene encoding Rnf electron transport complex subunit RnfC, whose product MSVIKLDKLPEKVILPLKQHDGIACAPLVKKGEEVIIGQKIGDCEGSDLAYIHSSYCGTVESVGEMPSPFGKRVLSVVISPSECAESVDFVPEKDATPSRLLEIIQEAGIVEYYQKPTYLALKPGKRIDTLIMNATFPLITNAYLDSLDKVLEGFRLMLEAGGISRGAIVIRADDKESIKAFKNAKVGGKPLTVAPIIGKRHADYYFEDSDAEIIVLAGGKITYTPTMMNLLSGNVMGRKIPLGYEPADVHVAVCGVKSAKATYDAVYEGKPYLENVISVTGAVNRPGSVLVKFGTPIKDVIEVCGGYKGEPGKVIVNGSRVGVALYTDDSPVAKNTTGIVVQTKDEVLRDVSSACIHCARCVDVCPMNLLPGRIAVMADQGMYEKCGEYYALSCIECGDCAAVCPAKKHLVQLIRFSKLQLLKMCAEAEPAEVTE is encoded by the coding sequence TTGAGTGTAATCAAACTTGATAAACTGCCTGAAAAGGTAATTTTACCCCTGAAGCAGCATGATGGGATTGCATGTGCCCCTCTGGTCAAAAAAGGCGAAGAAGTTATAATTGGCCAGAAAATTGGGGATTGCGAGGGAAGCGACCTCGCTTACATTCATTCCTCCTACTGCGGGACTGTGGAATCTGTTGGTGAGATGCCCAGCCCCTTCGGGAAAAGGGTCTTAAGTGTAGTAATCAGTCCTTCTGAGTGTGCCGAATCCGTTGATTTCGTCCCTGAGAAGGATGCAACTCCTTCAAGGTTACTGGAAATTATCCAGGAAGCGGGCATTGTCGAATATTATCAAAAGCCCACGTACCTTGCCCTGAAACCCGGGAAGAGAATTGACACCTTGATAATGAATGCGACTTTCCCTCTGATCACCAACGCTTACCTGGATTCCCTTGACAAAGTTCTCGAAGGGTTCAGGCTTATGCTTGAAGCAGGCGGGATATCGAGGGGCGCAATCGTAATCCGGGCAGATGACAAGGAGTCCATCAAGGCTTTCAAGAACGCGAAGGTCGGGGGAAAGCCCCTGACTGTTGCCCCGATTATTGGAAAGAGGCACGCTGACTACTACTTCGAAGATTCGGATGCCGAAATCATAGTGCTGGCCGGAGGCAAGATCACCTATACTCCAACGATGATGAACCTGCTCTCTGGCAATGTAATGGGTCGCAAGATCCCTCTGGGTTACGAACCTGCGGATGTGCATGTGGCAGTCTGCGGGGTAAAGTCTGCTAAAGCAACATACGATGCTGTTTATGAAGGCAAGCCTTACCTTGAGAATGTGATCTCGGTCACTGGAGCGGTTAATCGTCCCGGAAGCGTACTCGTTAAGTTCGGGACCCCGATCAAGGATGTGATCGAGGTCTGCGGCGGTTACAAAGGCGAACCCGGAAAGGTCATTGTCAATGGGTCAAGGGTCGGAGTAGCTCTTTACACTGACGATTCCCCGGTTGCCAAGAATACCACGGGAATTGTTGTCCAGACAAAAGACGAGGTTCTCAGGGACGTGTCTTCTGCCTGCATTCACTGTGCCCGCTGTGTGGACGTCTGTCCCATGAACCTGCTCCCCGGAAGGATTGCAGTCATGGCGGATCAGGGGATGTACGAGAAATGCGGAGAATACTATGCATTGAGCTGCATTGAGTGTGGAGACTGTGCAGCAGTCTGTCCGGCAAAGAAGCACCTTGTCCAGCTCATCCGCTTCTCTAAGCTCCAGCTTCTGAAAATGTGTGCGGAAGCTGAACCCGCGGAGGTGACAGAATGA
- the rnfG gene encoding Rnf electron transport complex subunit RnfG: MSDNKEIVQVIVVMVLISAVAAAALAATYTPTQVKLKELQAEQQKEALKVILPEAADFEPVTGDQVDDAGDPVVLYYRGVDSSGNVVGYAVKRNQVGAQGVIQLIGGVSADFNTITGLQVMKHSETPGLGALIVTPEFQGQFVDKPVADVSLKSNGGQIDAITGATISSQAVVDALHSAVDYAAAQEG; this comes from the coding sequence ATGAGTGATAACAAGGAAATAGTGCAAGTTATTGTAGTAATGGTCCTGATTTCTGCTGTTGCGGCTGCGGCTCTTGCAGCGACCTATACCCCAACCCAGGTTAAGTTGAAAGAGTTACAGGCAGAGCAGCAGAAAGAGGCACTGAAGGTTATCCTCCCGGAAGCAGCGGATTTTGAGCCTGTAACCGGGGACCAGGTAGACGATGCAGGTGATCCGGTAGTGCTCTACTACCGCGGGGTTGATTCCTCAGGAAACGTTGTTGGATATGCGGTTAAAAGAAATCAAGTCGGAGCTCAGGGTGTAATTCAACTGATTGGCGGAGTTTCGGCGGATTTCAATACAATAACAGGACTGCAGGTGATGAAGCATTCCGAAACTCCTGGTCTCGGAGCCCTGATCGTAACTCCTGAATTCCAGGGACAGTTCGTGGACAAACCGGTGGCTGACGTGAGCCTGAAAAGTAATGGTGGGCAGATTGATGCCATTACCGGAGCCACGATCTCTTCACAGGCTGTGGTGGACGCCCTGCATAGTGCGGTGGATTACGCAGCCGCACAGGAGGGTTGA
- the tnpB gene encoding IS200/IS605 family element RNA-guided endonuclease TnpB has translation MLKAYKFRLYPTTEQKTMIAKHIGSCRFVFNWALELKIKSYQEEGKSFSRYDINKMIPELKKEHEWLKESNSQSLQAMTKNVENAFTKFFREKAGFPNFKSKKNQVQSFEIPQHYIVDFDKNIIKLPKIGEIKAVLHRNFEGKLKTATVSRTSTGKYFISILVDDEKDLPEKQTFTGNNTVGVDVGIKDFAVLSNGEKIDNPKYLKNSLQRLKVVQKQLSKKVKGSNNRKKAIKRLAKIHEKVTNQRTDFQHKVSSRLISENQAIAFETLKVENMVKNHCLAQAISDASWSSFITKMEYKAEWYGKTILRIGQFEPSTKLCNVCGYHNKDITLKIREWVCPECKTEHDRDINAAINIKKFALQDQNLIVI, from the coding sequence ATGTTAAAAGCCTATAAATTCAGGTTGTATCCTACAACTGAACAAAAAACGATGATAGCAAAACATATAGGTAGCTGTCGATTTGTTTTTAATTGGGCTTTAGAACTAAAAATTAAATCATACCAAGAAGAAGGAAAATCGTTTTCCAGATATGACATTAATAAGATGATTCCAGAACTGAAAAAAGAACATGAATGGTTAAAGGAATCAAATTCTCAGTCATTGCAAGCAATGACTAAAAATGTGGAAAATGCTTTTACTAAGTTCTTTAGAGAAAAAGCAGGTTTTCCAAACTTTAAATCAAAAAAGAATCAAGTTCAATCCTTCGAAATACCTCAACATTACATAGTTGATTTTGACAAAAATATAATAAAACTTCCTAAAATAGGGGAAATTAAAGCTGTCCTGCATAGGAATTTTGAAGGTAAATTAAAAACAGCAACTGTATCCAGAACTTCAACCGGAAAATATTTCATTAGTATATTGGTGGATGATGAAAAGGATTTGCCCGAAAAACAAACATTCACAGGAAATAATACAGTAGGTGTTGATGTTGGAATAAAGGATTTTGCTGTTTTGTCAAATGGAGAAAAAATAGATAATCCGAAATATCTTAAAAACTCTTTACAGCGTCTTAAGGTAGTTCAAAAACAATTAAGTAAGAAGGTTAAAGGCTCTAATAACCGGAAAAAAGCAATAAAAAGGCTTGCTAAAATCCATGAAAAGGTAACAAATCAAAGAACTGATTTTCAGCACAAAGTTTCATCAAGATTAATCAGCGAGAACCAAGCAATAGCGTTTGAAACTCTGAAAGTCGAGAACATGGTAAAAAATCACTGTCTTGCACAGGCTATAAGTGATGCTTCATGGTCAAGCTTCATTACAAAAATGGAGTATAAAGCCGAATGGTACGGAAAAACCATTCTGAGAATAGGCCAGTTTGAGCCATCAACAAAATTGTGTAATGTTTGCGGCTATCATAACAAGGACATTACCCTAAAAATAAGGGAATGGGTATGTCCCGAATGCAAAACAGAACATGATAGGGATATAAACGCAGCTATAAACATTAAAAAGTTTGCTTTGCAAGATCAAAATTTGATAGTAATCTAA
- a CDS encoding DUF1638 domain-containing protein, which translates to MPILSIIACRMFEDELAHVLSNDRELEQLIVVEGRDSFGLLRKLKSENCIHRTAPLDRVPLLLGNRHVSSSGFMTLAKPLLKLPFFREIHEKMKLKAAHRVTVVVNPLRLGLHDDLDLLKSEVYGKIREMAAFSDGILIFYCSCGEAFESLEEDFSGFECPIYCLKDGNGEVVADCISAALGGNAAYDETMYTCRGTGALYFTPMWASAWKEMAEERRKSRNLDDSFLKDPRYSRLVKLDTGLSYDPDFNKNVLDFARTFDMEIVEIKGSAELAEKSYRTAKKGVIQRTLE; encoded by the coding sequence ATGCCCATACTGAGTATTATCGCCTGCAGGATGTTTGAGGATGAGCTTGCCCATGTCCTTTCGAATGATAGGGAACTGGAGCAGTTGATTGTGGTAGAAGGCAGGGATAGTTTCGGGTTGCTCCGGAAACTCAAGTCCGAAAACTGTATTCATAGAACAGCGCCCCTGGATAGGGTTCCACTTCTCCTTGGGAACAGGCACGTATCCAGCTCTGGCTTCATGACGCTTGCAAAACCCCTGCTCAAGCTTCCTTTTTTCAGGGAAATTCATGAGAAGATGAAGCTCAAAGCGGCTCACAGGGTAACGGTAGTTGTAAACCCGCTCAGGTTGGGGCTTCATGACGATCTTGATCTCCTCAAGTCTGAAGTCTACGGAAAGATCAGGGAGATGGCAGCGTTTTCGGATGGAATCCTCATTTTTTACTGCAGCTGCGGGGAAGCCTTTGAGAGTCTGGAAGAGGACTTTTCGGGCTTTGAGTGCCCCATTTACTGCCTGAAAGACGGAAACGGGGAAGTCGTGGCAGATTGCATAAGCGCCGCTCTCGGGGGAAACGCTGCCTACGACGAAACCATGTACACCTGCAGGGGGACTGGCGCCCTTTACTTCACCCCCATGTGGGCTTCGGCCTGGAAAGAAATGGCAGAAGAAAGGAGAAAATCCCGGAATCTCGACGATAGTTTCCTGAAGGATCCGAGATACTCACGGCTTGTAAAACTCGATACCGGCCTTTCATATGACCCTGATTTCAATAAAAATGTCCTGGATTTTGCCCGCACTTTCGACATGGAAATTGTAGAAATAAAGGGAAGTGCGGAACTTGCAGAAAAGTCCTACAGGACTGCCAAAAAAGGTGTTATCCAGCGCACTCTGGAATGA
- a CDS encoding DUF2284 domain-containing protein: MPDNLHVLIEKASSLGLKACPLESGDIAVENRIALKCAHGCRNYGERLSCPPHTLSIDEFRKVLQEYGSALLLVEEHDTSGAEDILEAWGKLQKESFHKMFELEQDAFRKGFIYAHLLRPGPCNECEKCNLEKCVKPELRRFSPEAVGINLQKAMEKAGIELEFCNPEKTVCVGILLVE; the protein is encoded by the coding sequence ATGCCCGATAATTTACACGTATTAATCGAAAAAGCCTCAAGTCTGGGCCTTAAAGCCTGCCCTCTGGAATCAGGTGATATTGCAGTGGAGAACCGGATTGCCCTCAAGTGCGCCCACGGCTGCCGGAACTACGGGGAGCGGTTGAGCTGTCCGCCCCACACCCTTTCCATTGACGAATTCAGGAAGGTCCTGCAGGAATACGGAAGCGCCCTTCTCCTTGTGGAAGAGCATGATACGTCAGGTGCAGAGGATATCCTCGAAGCCTGGGGAAAACTCCAGAAAGAGTCTTTCCATAAGATGTTTGAGCTGGAACAGGACGCTTTCAGGAAAGGCTTCATTTACGCCCACCTGCTCCGCCCCGGCCCCTGCAACGAATGCGAGAAGTGCAACCTGGAAAAGTGCGTAAAGCCCGAACTCAGGCGTTTTTCCCCGGAAGCCGTGGGGATCAACCTGCAGAAAGCCATGGAAAAAGCAGGTATCGAGCTTGAGTTCTGTAACCCTGAAAAAACTGTGTGCGTGGGGATTCTTCTGGTTGAGTGA
- the mmcA gene encoding methanogenesis multiheme c-type cytochrome produces MNRLNLMVSGVAVLLLVAAGAYSSLGYSGNDAIASHYMTKGEWEDSVCGGCHYGVYENVNNSYHVQVDMDRWSPLTNFDLETSGEDAWVAEFGKYHPGGGPLAEYGVDVNCMMCHEKYGLYDFEKRAEKIESGDYANANKAAMEVSSRTAQTDAMHLFVYSGNILTPYPLLIVFHDGVNGAPKDTSCAQYCHSREVEARAVSWGSEEFYEELDVHAEAGVECVECHHTEAYIITSDHQIGRGNVSDTPDIGESYDDTMRSCDAEGCHAGISHGPFADSHMEFLDCTSCHVPMLPGGDLPGGTPLKAFSWQNGEREDVYWEEDFQPVLAWYNGISGDVLPSVDTRNDSDVKLTPFNKIAGTWWDAGTDPEVLANPDTSISTGDPIPVQYVKAADADGDGEVTVEEMQAYDADGDGQPDYPNAVLRTVELYYQVSHNIVSRGSEMGDPMTCKDCHGSEAVIDWESIGYVEDPGGDSSAVKSIGVTYDKPRPEEVEGEPAL; encoded by the coding sequence ATGAATAGGTTAAATCTGATGGTGTCGGGAGTCGCTGTGCTACTTCTTGTGGCCGCTGGCGCCTATTCTTCTCTTGGTTATTCCGGGAATGATGCTATTGCATCCCACTACATGACCAAAGGAGAATGGGAAGATTCGGTCTGCGGAGGCTGTCACTACGGCGTCTATGAAAACGTCAATAATTCTTATCATGTACAGGTAGACATGGACCGGTGGTCTCCCCTCACGAACTTTGATCTTGAAACGTCCGGAGAGGACGCCTGGGTTGCCGAGTTCGGAAAGTATCACCCGGGTGGGGGACCACTTGCCGAATACGGTGTTGATGTCAACTGTATGATGTGTCACGAAAAGTACGGGCTCTATGACTTCGAAAAACGGGCGGAAAAAATCGAAAGTGGGGATTATGCCAATGCAAATAAGGCTGCAATGGAAGTCTCAAGCCGCACTGCCCAGACTGACGCAATGCATCTTTTTGTGTACAGTGGCAATATTCTTACCCCCTATCCCCTGCTGATCGTGTTCCATGACGGTGTGAATGGAGCTCCTAAAGATACCTCCTGTGCCCAGTACTGCCACAGCAGAGAAGTGGAAGCACGGGCTGTTTCATGGGGTTCAGAAGAGTTTTACGAAGAACTCGACGTTCACGCAGAAGCAGGTGTCGAATGTGTTGAGTGCCACCACACGGAAGCGTACATCATAACCTCCGATCACCAGATCGGGCGTGGAAACGTCTCTGATACCCCTGATATCGGAGAGAGCTATGATGATACCATGAGGAGCTGCGACGCTGAAGGGTGTCATGCAGGTATCTCCCACGGGCCTTTCGCGGACTCGCACATGGAGTTCCTTGACTGTACGTCCTGCCATGTCCCCATGCTTCCTGGAGGAGACCTGCCGGGAGGAACGCCCCTTAAGGCCTTTAGCTGGCAGAACGGAGAACGGGAAGACGTTTACTGGGAAGAAGACTTCCAGCCCGTCCTTGCCTGGTACAACGGAATCTCCGGAGATGTCCTGCCTTCCGTGGACACCAGAAATGACAGTGACGTGAAGCTTACCCCCTTCAACAAGATCGCCGGAACCTGGTGGGACGCAGGCACCGATCCTGAAGTGCTCGCAAACCCGGATACAAGTATCTCCACTGGAGACCCGATCCCGGTGCAGTATGTGAAGGCCGCGGATGCCGACGGTGACGGTGAGGTCACAGTTGAAGAAATGCAGGCTTATGATGCCGACGGAGACGGTCAGCCGGATTATCCGAACGCCGTTTTGAGGACTGTCGAACTCTACTACCAGGTTTCCCACAACATTGTGAGCAGGGGAAGCGAAATGGGTGACCCGATGACCTGTAAGGACTGCCACGGAAGCGAAGCCGTGATTGACTGGGAGTCCATTGGTTATGTGGAGGACCCCGGAGGAGATTCTTCAGCAGTCAAGAGCATTGGCGTGACCTATGACAAGCCAAGACCCGAAGAAGTTGAAGGGGAACCTGCATTGTAA